In one window of Haemorhous mexicanus isolate bHaeMex1 chromosome 31, bHaeMex1.pri, whole genome shotgun sequence DNA:
- the SDHC gene encoding succinate dehydrogenase cytochrome b560 subunit, mitochondrial isoform X2 has translation MAALALRGLGRRCLLARLGPGPALHQAVPMATTAREEMRRFWERNERSGRPLSPHVSIYKWSLPMAMSITHRGTGVALSLGVSLSPGVSPGVSLFSVAALLLPEPFPHYLAQVGGLSLGPALVCSAKFLLALPFCYHTWNGLRHLVRASGTCRGLWGQQAWDLGKGLRLPQVTQSGLLVLALTLLSSAGLAAL, from the exons ATGGCGGCGCTGGCTCTGAG gGGTTTGGGGCGGCGCTGCCTCCTGGCCCGGCtggggcccggccccgccctgCACCA ggctgtccccatggccaCCACGGCCCGCGAGGAGATGAGGAGGTTCTGGGAGAGGAACGAGCGCTCGGGGCGGCCCCTGTCCCCCCACGTCAGCATCTACAA GTGGTCGCTGCCCATGGCCATGTCCATCACCCACCGCGGCACCGGCGTCGCCCTCAGCCTCG gtgtgtccctgtccccaggtgtgtccccag gtgtgtccctgttcTCGGTGGCCGCCCTGCTGCTCCCCGAGCCCTTCCCCCATTACCTGGCCCAGGTGggggggctgagcctgggccCCGCCCTCGTCTGCTCGGCCAAgttcctgctggccctgcccttcTGCTACCACACCTGGAACGGCCTGCGCCACCTGGTGAGGGCCTCGGGCACCTGCAGGGgcctctggggacagcag GCCTGGGACCTGGGCAAGGGGCTGCGGCTGCCGCAGGTGACACAGTcggggctgctggtgctggcccTGACGCTGCTCTCCTCGGCCGGCCTGGCCGCGCTGTGA
- the SDHC gene encoding succinate dehydrogenase cytochrome b560 subunit, mitochondrial isoform X5, whose translation MAALALRGLGRRCLLARLGPGPALHQAVPMATTAREEMRRFWERNERSGRPLSPHVSIYKWSLPMAMSITHRGTGVALSLGVSLSPGVSLFSVAALLLPEPFPHYLAQVGGLSLGPALVCSAKFLLALPFCYHTWNGLRHLVRASGTCRGLWGQQAWDLGKGLRLPQVTQSGLLVLALTLLSSAGLAAL comes from the exons ATGGCGGCGCTGGCTCTGAG gGGTTTGGGGCGGCGCTGCCTCCTGGCCCGGCtggggcccggccccgccctgCACCA ggctgtccccatggccaCCACGGCCCGCGAGGAGATGAGGAGGTTCTGGGAGAGGAACGAGCGCTCGGGGCGGCCCCTGTCCCCCCACGTCAGCATCTACAA GTGGTCGCTGCCCATGGCCATGTCCATCACCCACCGCGGCACCGGCGTCGCCCTCAGCCTCG gtgtgtccctgtccccag gtgtgtccctgttcTCGGTGGCCGCCCTGCTGCTCCCCGAGCCCTTCCCCCATTACCTGGCCCAGGTGggggggctgagcctgggccCCGCCCTCGTCTGCTCGGCCAAgttcctgctggccctgcccttcTGCTACCACACCTGGAACGGCCTGCGCCACCTGGTGAGGGCCTCGGGCACCTGCAGGGgcctctggggacagcag GCCTGGGACCTGGGCAAGGGGCTGCGGCTGCCGCAGGTGACACAGTcggggctgctggtgctggcccTGACGCTGCTCTCCTCGGCCGGCCTGGCCGCGCTGTGA
- the SDHC gene encoding succinate dehydrogenase cytochrome b560 subunit, mitochondrial isoform X3 yields the protein MAALALRGLGRRCLLARLGPGPALHQAVPMATTAREEMRRFWERNERSGRPLSPHVSIYKWSLPMAMSITHRGTGVALSLGVSLSVPLSPGVSLFSVAALLLPEPFPHYLAQVGGLSLGPALVCSAKFLLALPFCYHTWNGLRHLVRASGTCRGLWGQQAWDLGKGLRLPQVTQSGLLVLALTLLSSAGLAAL from the exons ATGGCGGCGCTGGCTCTGAG gGGTTTGGGGCGGCGCTGCCTCCTGGCCCGGCtggggcccggccccgccctgCACCA ggctgtccccatggccaCCACGGCCCGCGAGGAGATGAGGAGGTTCTGGGAGAGGAACGAGCGCTCGGGGCGGCCCCTGTCCCCCCACGTCAGCATCTACAA GTGGTCGCTGCCCATGGCCATGTCCATCACCCACCGCGGCACCGGCGTCGCCCTCAGCCTCG gtgtgtccctgagtgtccccctgtccccaggtgtgtccctgttcTCGGTGGCCGCCCTGCTGCTCCCCGAGCCCTTCCCCCATTACCTGGCCCAGGTGggggggctgagcctgggccCCGCCCTCGTCTGCTCGGCCAAgttcctgctggccctgcccttcTGCTACCACACCTGGAACGGCCTGCGCCACCTGGTGAGGGCCTCGGGCACCTGCAGGGgcctctggggacagcag GCCTGGGACCTGGGCAAGGGGCTGCGGCTGCCGCAGGTGACACAGTcggggctgctggtgctggcccTGACGCTGCTCTCCTCGGCCGGCCTGGCCGCGCTGTGA
- the SDHC gene encoding succinate dehydrogenase cytochrome b560 subunit, mitochondrial isoform X7, producing MAALALRGLGRRCLLARLGPGPALHQAVPMATTAREEMRRFWERNERSGRPLSPHVSIYKWSLPMAMSITHRGTGVALSLGVSLFSVAALLLPEPFPHYLAQVGGLSLGPALVCSAKFLLALPFCYHTWNGLRHLAWDLGKGLRLPQVTQSGLLVLALTLLSSAGLAAL from the exons ATGGCGGCGCTGGCTCTGAG gGGTTTGGGGCGGCGCTGCCTCCTGGCCCGGCtggggcccggccccgccctgCACCA ggctgtccccatggccaCCACGGCCCGCGAGGAGATGAGGAGGTTCTGGGAGAGGAACGAGCGCTCGGGGCGGCCCCTGTCCCCCCACGTCAGCATCTACAA GTGGTCGCTGCCCATGGCCATGTCCATCACCCACCGCGGCACCGGCGTCGCCCTCAGCCTCG gtgtgtccctgttcTCGGTGGCCGCCCTGCTGCTCCCCGAGCCCTTCCCCCATTACCTGGCCCAGGTGggggggctgagcctgggccCCGCCCTCGTCTGCTCGGCCAAgttcctgctggccctgcccttcTGCTACCACACCTGGAACGGCCTGCGCCACCTG GCCTGGGACCTGGGCAAGGGGCTGCGGCTGCCGCAGGTGACACAGTcggggctgctggtgctggcccTGACGCTGCTCTCCTCGGCCGGCCTGGCCGCGCTGTGA
- the SDHC gene encoding succinate dehydrogenase cytochrome b560 subunit, mitochondrial isoform X1, with protein sequence MAALALRGLGRRCLLARLGPGPALHQAVPMATTAREEMRRFWERNERSGRPLSPHVSIYKWSLPMAMSITHRGTGVALSLGVSLSPGVSPGVSLSVPLSPGVSLFSVAALLLPEPFPHYLAQVGGLSLGPALVCSAKFLLALPFCYHTWNGLRHLVRASGTCRGLWGQQAWDLGKGLRLPQVTQSGLLVLALTLLSSAGLAAL encoded by the exons ATGGCGGCGCTGGCTCTGAG gGGTTTGGGGCGGCGCTGCCTCCTGGCCCGGCtggggcccggccccgccctgCACCA ggctgtccccatggccaCCACGGCCCGCGAGGAGATGAGGAGGTTCTGGGAGAGGAACGAGCGCTCGGGGCGGCCCCTGTCCCCCCACGTCAGCATCTACAA GTGGTCGCTGCCCATGGCCATGTCCATCACCCACCGCGGCACCGGCGTCGCCCTCAGCCTCG gtgtgtccctgtccccaggtgtgtccccag gtgtgtccctgagtgtccccctgtccccaggtgtgtccctgttcTCGGTGGCCGCCCTGCTGCTCCCCGAGCCCTTCCCCCATTACCTGGCCCAGGTGggggggctgagcctgggccCCGCCCTCGTCTGCTCGGCCAAgttcctgctggccctgcccttcTGCTACCACACCTGGAACGGCCTGCGCCACCTGGTGAGGGCCTCGGGCACCTGCAGGGgcctctggggacagcag GCCTGGGACCTGGGCAAGGGGCTGCGGCTGCCGCAGGTGACACAGTcggggctgctggtgctggcccTGACGCTGCTCTCCTCGGCCGGCCTGGCCGCGCTGTGA
- the SDHC gene encoding succinate dehydrogenase cytochrome b560 subunit, mitochondrial isoform X4, which translates to MAALALRGLGRRCLLARLGPGPALHQAVPMATTAREEMRRFWERNERSGRPLSPHVSIYKWSLPMAMSITHRGTGVALSLGVSLSPGVSPGVSLSVPLSPGVSLFSVAALLLPEPFPHYLAQVGGLSLGPALVCSAKFLLALPFCYHTWNGLRHLAWDLGKGLRLPQVTQSGLLVLALTLLSSAGLAAL; encoded by the exons ATGGCGGCGCTGGCTCTGAG gGGTTTGGGGCGGCGCTGCCTCCTGGCCCGGCtggggcccggccccgccctgCACCA ggctgtccccatggccaCCACGGCCCGCGAGGAGATGAGGAGGTTCTGGGAGAGGAACGAGCGCTCGGGGCGGCCCCTGTCCCCCCACGTCAGCATCTACAA GTGGTCGCTGCCCATGGCCATGTCCATCACCCACCGCGGCACCGGCGTCGCCCTCAGCCTCG gtgtgtccctgtccccaggtgtgtccccag gtgtgtccctgagtgtccccctgtccccaggtgtgtccctgttcTCGGTGGCCGCCCTGCTGCTCCCCGAGCCCTTCCCCCATTACCTGGCCCAGGTGggggggctgagcctgggccCCGCCCTCGTCTGCTCGGCCAAgttcctgctggccctgcccttcTGCTACCACACCTGGAACGGCCTGCGCCACCTG GCCTGGGACCTGGGCAAGGGGCTGCGGCTGCCGCAGGTGACACAGTcggggctgctggtgctggcccTGACGCTGCTCTCCTCGGCCGGCCTGGCCGCGCTGTGA
- the SDHC gene encoding succinate dehydrogenase cytochrome b560 subunit, mitochondrial isoform X6, producing MAALALRGLGRRCLLARLGPGPALHQAVPMATTAREEMRRFWERNERSGRPLSPHVSIYKWSLPMAMSITHRGTGVALSLGVSLFSVAALLLPEPFPHYLAQVGGLSLGPALVCSAKFLLALPFCYHTWNGLRHLVRASGTCRGLWGQQAWDLGKGLRLPQVTQSGLLVLALTLLSSAGLAAL from the exons ATGGCGGCGCTGGCTCTGAG gGGTTTGGGGCGGCGCTGCCTCCTGGCCCGGCtggggcccggccccgccctgCACCA ggctgtccccatggccaCCACGGCCCGCGAGGAGATGAGGAGGTTCTGGGAGAGGAACGAGCGCTCGGGGCGGCCCCTGTCCCCCCACGTCAGCATCTACAA GTGGTCGCTGCCCATGGCCATGTCCATCACCCACCGCGGCACCGGCGTCGCCCTCAGCCTCG gtgtgtccctgttcTCGGTGGCCGCCCTGCTGCTCCCCGAGCCCTTCCCCCATTACCTGGCCCAGGTGggggggctgagcctgggccCCGCCCTCGTCTGCTCGGCCAAgttcctgctggccctgcccttcTGCTACCACACCTGGAACGGCCTGCGCCACCTGGTGAGGGCCTCGGGCACCTGCAGGGgcctctggggacagcag GCCTGGGACCTGGGCAAGGGGCTGCGGCTGCCGCAGGTGACACAGTcggggctgctggtgctggcccTGACGCTGCTCTCCTCGGCCGGCCTGGCCGCGCTGTGA